A single region of the Amphiura filiformis chromosome 7, Afil_fr2py, whole genome shotgun sequence genome encodes:
- the LOC140157934 gene encoding uncharacterized protein: MFICIYREPPYGTSNLKINDFMKDVDNFLDEICVRPNKLILLGDFNIHMNKPFKSDVSQFSNLLSSNGFEQHITKPTHRLGNTLDLVISRPDDDVVLDWTVKVPIVSDHFQVYCTINRVKPDLPKITRSMRNFRNFDQPSFGTELKEKISCVECDDINDMVTCYTDICNCLLDKYAPVTTKSVSVRCRLPWYNDEIREARRKRRKFERKWRKSHLDQDHLVYLDQAHLVNDMIIRAKTDFFRAKISEANSKDLFSTVNNLLNRSVKSLPMHDSASELSNKFSSFFKTKIDKIMVELNENVCNDEAIFSEDLETTHVLNCFSLATVEEVEQVMRKLSNKTCLLATLPTWILKQNISTVSPLITMIVNASLQEGIFPNAFKKAIVRPVLKKSTLDVNVLKNYRPISNI; this comes from the coding sequence ATGTTTATCTGTATTTATAGGGAACCGCCATATGGTACTAGCAATCTCAAAATTAATGATTTTATGAAAGATGTTGACAATTTTCTGGATGAAATATGTGTTAGACCAAATAAACTGATATTATTGGGTGACTTTAACATACATATGAATAAACCATTTAAATCTGATGTGTCTCAATTTTCCAATTTGCTGTCTTCAAATGGTTTTGAACAGCATATTACTAAACCCACTCATCGTCTTGGTAACACACTCGATCTTGTAATATCAAGACCCGATGATGATGTTGTTCTTGACTGGACTGTCAAAGTACCAATTGTTTCTGACCACTTCCAAGTATATTGTACCATAAATCGTGTAAAACCTGATCTTCCTAAGATCACACGTTCCATGCGTAATTTCCGTAATTTTGATCAACCTTCTTTTGGTACTgaacttaaagaaaaaatatcctgTGTTGAGTGTGATGATATTAATGATATGGTAACATGTTATACTGATATATGTAATTGTTTGCTTGATAAATATGCACCTGTTACCACCAAGAGTGTATCTGTTCGCTGCCGTCTACCTTGGTATAATGATGAAATCAGGGAAGCTCGTAGAAAACGCAGGAAATTTGAACGTAAATGGCGTAAATCTCATCTTGATcaagatcatttggtttatcttGACCAGGCCCATCTTGTCAATGATATGATCATCAGGGCTAAGACTGATTTCTTCAGAGCCAAGATATCGGAAGCGAATAGTAAGGACTTATTTAGCACTGTAAACAATCTGCTTAACAGATCTGTGAAGTCTCTGCCAATGCATGATTCAGCTAGTGAGCTAAGTAacaaattttcaagctttttcaaaACTAAGATTGATAAAATTATGGTTGAACTTAATGAAAATGTTTGTAATGACGAAGCAATTTTCAGCGAAGATCTTGAAACGACTCATGTGTTAAATTGTTTCTCTCTTGCTACGGTTGAGGAAGTTGAACAGGTCATGCGTAAACTTTCCAACAAGACGTGTTTGCTCGCCACCCTCCCTACTTggattttgaaacaaaacatatCCACTGTTTCACCACTGATAACTATGATTGTCAATGCTTCCCTGCAAGAGGGTATTTTTCCTAATGCTTTCAAAAAAGCAATTGTTAGACCTGTGTTGAAAAAATCCACTCTTGAtgtgaatgttttgaaaaattatagGCCAATCTCAAATATTTAG